The following proteins are co-located in the Paludibaculum fermentans genome:
- a CDS encoding class II 3-deoxy-7-phosphoheptulonate synthase, with protein MVASRRQWAPDSWSGHSALQQPEYPNLPVLQRALAELSNLPPLVTSWEVVALKEQLARAAAGQCFVLQGGDCAERFADCSSQRIANQLKILIQMSLVLVQGARKPVVRIGRFAGQYAKPRSADYEDVQGVRLPSYRGDLINRPEPTLEARTPDPNLLLRGYERAALTLNFIRALVKGGFADLHHPEYWDLDWTKHSPQAEEYHNLLRSITDSLRFMENILGAPAGGSDRIDFYTSHEALHLGYEQAQTRQVPHRTGWYNLSTHFPWIGIRTIAPDGAHVEYMRGIDNPIGMKVGQATPPDMLLKLMDILDPDREPGRLTLIHRFGAEKIAAGLPPLVEAVTAAGRRVLWICDPMHGNTKSTSSGYKTRDFGEIESELSQAFDIHARLGSHLGGVHIELTGENVTECTGGARGLNEHDLHRAYETEVDPRLNYEQSLELALLVANKLRAESR; from the coding sequence ATGGTTGCCTCTCGCCGACAGTGGGCTCCGGATTCCTGGAGCGGTCATTCCGCCCTCCAGCAGCCCGAATACCCCAATCTCCCCGTGCTCCAGCGTGCGCTGGCGGAACTCTCCAACCTCCCTCCCCTGGTTACCAGTTGGGAAGTGGTGGCCCTGAAGGAGCAGCTCGCCCGCGCCGCGGCCGGCCAGTGCTTTGTTCTCCAGGGCGGCGATTGCGCCGAGCGTTTCGCCGACTGTTCGTCCCAGCGCATCGCCAATCAGCTCAAGATTCTCATTCAGATGAGCCTCGTCCTCGTGCAGGGCGCGCGCAAGCCGGTCGTCCGCATCGGACGCTTCGCCGGTCAGTACGCCAAACCCCGCTCCGCTGACTACGAGGATGTCCAGGGCGTCCGCCTGCCCTCCTATCGCGGCGACCTCATCAACCGCCCCGAGCCCACGCTCGAAGCCCGCACGCCGGATCCCAACCTGCTGCTGCGTGGCTACGAACGCGCCGCCCTTACCCTCAACTTCATCCGGGCGCTGGTCAAAGGCGGCTTTGCCGACCTGCATCACCCCGAATACTGGGATCTCGACTGGACCAAGCATTCGCCCCAGGCCGAGGAGTACCACAACCTCCTGCGCTCCATCACCGACAGCCTGCGCTTCATGGAGAACATCCTGGGCGCGCCGGCCGGCGGCAGCGACCGCATCGACTTCTATACCTCCCACGAGGCCCTGCACCTGGGCTACGAACAGGCCCAGACCCGCCAGGTGCCGCACCGCACCGGCTGGTACAACCTGTCCACCCACTTCCCCTGGATCGGCATCCGCACCATCGCCCCCGACGGCGCCCATGTCGAGTATATGCGCGGCATCGACAACCCCATCGGCATGAAGGTCGGCCAGGCCACCCCGCCCGATATGCTGTTGAAGCTGATGGACATCCTGGATCCTGACCGCGAGCCGGGCCGCCTGACCCTCATCCACCGTTTCGGGGCTGAGAAGATCGCCGCCGGGCTGCCGCCGCTGGTCGAAGCGGTGACGGCCGCCGGACGGCGCGTGCTGTGGATCTGCGATCCCATGCACGGCAATACGAAGTCCACCAGCAGCGGCTACAAAACGCGAGACTTCGGCGAGATCGAGAGCGAACTCAGCCAGGCCTTCGACATCCACGCCCGGCTGGGCTCCCACCTGGGCGGCGTCCACATTGAACTGACCGGCGAGAACGTGACGGAATGCACCGGCGGGGCTCGCGGCCTGAACGAGCACGACCTGCACCGCGCGTACGAGACCGAGGTCGATCCGCGGCTGAACTACGAACAGTCGCTGGAACTGGCGCTGCTGGTGGCCAACAAACTCCGGGCCGAATCGCGCTAA
- a CDS encoding patatin-like phospholipase family protein, whose amino-acid sequence MRVALRFLLPCLLASRLIPAQEAADPQKPKRPRIGLALSGGSAFGLAHIGVLKWLEENRIPVDYVAGTSMGSLVGALYATAHSPKEIENYVEGIDWSGVLSPSIAFRQMAYRRKEDQREYPSAVEFGLKGGIRLPSGLSGGQGVGLVISRFAAPYGDIQKFDDLPTPFRCVATDLKKGREVVFEKGPLFDALRASMSLPGLFAPVRMGDLTLVDGGLLNNIPVDVVRKMGADIVIAVALDKPPEEAQFRSLLGVAARSISVMITANERRSLGMADMVLMPDLSGFGTNDYLKWKDLEERGYAAASAKKAMLQKLSLSPEEYAAYSTQRQAKRRSDELKPAFVEVDGDIAPKRTEALIDAIAANPNESLDRGKLENELTKITGMGRFDTANYSFVHRGDLPGIRVSVHEKDYGPPFLKVAFLLDASRQEGFRFGIGGRFTVLDLGGPASEWRSDLSIGQFNRATTEYYYRIAGGKWFVAPRLFYLEDSLPLYQGDQQVSDFTTRQTGSTVDAGYAFGRFQELRMGYTLSHDRLAVTKGVNSFDPIKGRYTDFHVKWVFEGQDSALVPRRGVRASVQGAWVIDHPGVNRTYPMADIAFGYARPFNKNYSFLTNFAGGSTVNEEALSTVFALGGVGRIDALGRGRMLGNHYYYGGARVLRTLASDSLSLFGRFYLTAGLESGKAWTPAVGAMPRYSGSFGLLGETTFGVVYFGAGIGDRGDRRMFFRLGRVF is encoded by the coding sequence ATGAGAGTTGCCCTGCGCTTCCTGCTCCCGTGCCTGCTGGCCAGCCGGTTGATTCCGGCGCAGGAGGCGGCGGATCCGCAGAAACCCAAGCGGCCCAGGATCGGGCTGGCGCTGTCGGGCGGCAGCGCGTTCGGCCTGGCCCACATCGGCGTCCTGAAGTGGCTGGAAGAGAACCGGATCCCCGTCGATTATGTGGCGGGCACCAGCATGGGCAGCCTGGTGGGCGCGTTGTACGCCACCGCCCATTCGCCGAAGGAGATCGAGAACTACGTCGAGGGGATCGATTGGAGCGGCGTCCTGTCGCCGTCGATTGCATTCCGCCAGATGGCCTACCGGCGCAAGGAAGACCAGCGGGAGTACCCCTCGGCGGTGGAGTTTGGCTTGAAGGGCGGCATCCGGCTTCCGTCTGGACTTTCGGGCGGCCAGGGCGTCGGGCTGGTGATCAGCCGGTTCGCGGCGCCTTACGGCGACATTCAGAAGTTTGACGACCTGCCGACGCCGTTCCGCTGCGTGGCTACGGATTTGAAGAAGGGCCGGGAAGTCGTCTTCGAGAAGGGTCCGTTGTTCGACGCCCTGCGGGCTTCGATGTCCTTGCCCGGTTTGTTCGCTCCTGTCCGCATGGGCGACCTGACGCTGGTGGATGGCGGCCTGCTCAACAACATCCCGGTGGATGTGGTCAGGAAGATGGGGGCCGATATCGTGATCGCTGTCGCCCTGGACAAGCCGCCGGAAGAGGCGCAGTTCCGATCGTTGCTGGGGGTGGCGGCGCGCAGCATCAGCGTGATGATCACGGCGAACGAACGGCGCAGCCTGGGCATGGCCGATATGGTGTTGATGCCCGACCTGAGCGGCTTCGGCACCAACGACTACCTGAAGTGGAAAGACCTGGAAGAGCGAGGCTACGCGGCGGCCTCGGCGAAGAAGGCGATGCTGCAGAAGCTGAGCCTGAGTCCCGAGGAGTACGCGGCCTACAGCACCCAGCGGCAGGCCAAGCGCCGCAGCGATGAGTTAAAGCCGGCGTTTGTGGAGGTGGATGGGGACATCGCTCCGAAACGAACCGAAGCGCTGATCGACGCGATTGCCGCGAATCCGAACGAGTCGCTGGATCGGGGCAAGCTGGAAAACGAGCTGACGAAGATCACGGGCATGGGGCGCTTCGATACGGCGAATTACTCGTTTGTCCATCGCGGTGACCTGCCGGGCATCCGGGTGAGCGTGCATGAGAAGGATTACGGTCCGCCGTTTCTGAAGGTGGCGTTTCTGCTGGATGCGTCGCGCCAGGAGGGTTTCCGTTTCGGCATTGGAGGCCGGTTCACGGTGTTGGACCTGGGCGGTCCGGCGTCGGAGTGGCGGTCTGACTTGAGCATTGGCCAGTTCAACCGGGCGACGACCGAATACTACTACCGCATTGCCGGCGGCAAGTGGTTTGTGGCGCCGCGGCTGTTTTATCTCGAAGACAGCCTGCCGTTGTACCAGGGCGACCAGCAGGTATCGGATTTCACGACGCGCCAGACGGGCAGCACGGTGGATGCGGGTTATGCCTTTGGGCGTTTTCAGGAACTGAGGATGGGGTACACGCTGAGCCACGACCGGTTGGCGGTGACCAAGGGCGTCAACTCCTTTGACCCGATCAAGGGCCGCTACACGGACTTCCACGTGAAGTGGGTCTTTGAGGGACAGGACAGTGCGCTGGTGCCGCGGCGCGGGGTGCGTGCCTCGGTGCAGGGTGCGTGGGTGATCGACCATCCCGGCGTGAACAGGACGTATCCGATGGCCGACATCGCTTTCGGCTACGCCCGGCCGTTCAATAAGAATTATTCATTTTTGACGAATTTCGCAGGCGGCTCGACGGTAAACGAAGAGGCGCTATCGACGGTATTTGCGTTGGGCGGAGTGGGACGCATTGATGCCTTGGGCCGCGGCCGCATGTTGGGCAACCACTACTACTACGGCGGCGCGCGGGTATTGCGGACGTTGGCGAGTGATTCGCTGTCGCTGTTCGGGCGGTTCTATCTGACGGCCGGACTGGAGAGCGGCAAGGCGTGGACTCCGGCGGTGGGGGCAATGCCGCGGTATAGCGGATCGTTCGGATTGCTGGGCGAGACGACGTTCGGGGTGGTGTATTTTGGGGCGGGGATTGGGGATCGTGGAGACCGGCGCATGTTTTTCCGGTTGGGCCGGGTGTTTTAG
- a CDS encoding alginate export family protein — translation MQFRRWLWPLAAATCFSQAPLGAQWWAAGDLLNQAIGKSSGGTLSLSFEVRSRLEHREGQSFGFDPDRSADFIRTRVGIAWKPAGWLKFAARMQDSRAPLYGLNAPNTVRDPADLQEAYLEINGDAKRGFGLSAGRRMFNFGDSRLIGVPDWSNVARTFDHARVWWQAGQARIEFLMVSPPRVRPGEFNRMNLSDRVWGTYNVLPELAHGHRAEVYLLRHDQDAAGGFTGQGTLGVNSFGSRWTGPIAAGWKYAVEGVVQGGHVGSASHRAGAWSSVLSKTIGKVDASVEYKYASGTAHPEDSTRSSTFDQMYAANHDKFGHQDLFGWRNLHNIRGLAVWRVRPKVTLNAMFDDYWLAQARDGLYTGAGRQIARSASGSAGRHVGEDFDFFATWRPVKPLLFGAGCGVFVKGEFIRKATPGIAPVYVYFFQSYSF, via the coding sequence ATGCAGTTCCGCCGTTGGCTTTGGCCGTTGGCGGCGGCCACCTGTTTCAGCCAGGCACCCCTGGGCGCGCAATGGTGGGCTGCCGGCGACCTTCTGAATCAAGCGATTGGTAAGTCCAGCGGGGGCACGCTGTCGCTCTCCTTCGAGGTCCGCAGCCGTTTGGAGCACCGCGAAGGCCAGAGTTTTGGCTTTGATCCCGACCGTAGCGCCGACTTTATCCGGACGCGCGTCGGCATCGCCTGGAAGCCGGCCGGCTGGCTTAAGTTCGCGGCCAGGATGCAGGACTCGCGGGCCCCGCTTTACGGCCTGAATGCGCCCAATACGGTACGGGATCCCGCGGATCTGCAGGAGGCCTACCTGGAAATCAACGGCGATGCGAAGCGCGGTTTCGGGCTCAGCGCAGGCCGCCGGATGTTCAACTTCGGCGATAGCCGGCTGATCGGCGTGCCGGACTGGAGCAACGTGGCCCGCACGTTCGATCACGCGCGGGTCTGGTGGCAGGCGGGCCAAGCCCGTATCGAATTTCTGATGGTGTCTCCGCCTCGGGTCCGGCCCGGTGAGTTCAACCGGATGAATCTGTCCGATCGCGTCTGGGGTACCTATAACGTGCTGCCCGAACTGGCCCACGGCCACCGGGCCGAAGTGTACCTCCTGCGCCATGACCAGGACGCGGCCGGCGGCTTCACGGGGCAGGGCACGCTCGGAGTGAATTCGTTTGGCTCCCGCTGGACCGGGCCCATCGCGGCGGGGTGGAAGTATGCGGTCGAAGGCGTAGTCCAAGGCGGGCATGTGGGCAGCGCGTCACATCGGGCCGGGGCCTGGTCTTCCGTTCTCTCGAAGACGATCGGCAAGGTGGATGCTTCCGTGGAGTATAAGTACGCCTCGGGCACAGCCCACCCCGAGGATTCGACACGCAGTTCCACGTTTGACCAGATGTACGCCGCGAACCACGACAAGTTCGGGCACCAGGATCTGTTTGGCTGGCGCAACCTCCACAATATCCGTGGCTTAGCCGTGTGGCGCGTGCGGCCGAAGGTCACGCTGAATGCGATGTTCGACGACTACTGGCTGGCGCAGGCCCGGGACGGCCTCTACACGGGAGCCGGGCGCCAGATCGCGCGTTCCGCCAGCGGCTCAGCGGGCCGGCATGTGGGGGAAGACTTCGACTTCTTCGCCACCTGGCGGCCGGTGAAACCGCTGTTGTTCGGGGCAGGCTGCGGGGTCTTCGTGAAGGGCGAGTTCATCCGCAAGGCTACGCCCGGCATCGCGCCGGTCTATGTCTACTTCTTCCAGTCTTATTCCTTCTGA